From one Streptomyces sp. CA-210063 genomic stretch:
- the katG gene encoding catalase/peroxidase HPI yields MSGSESENPAIASPTPTPTRPRTNRDWWPNQLDLQILHQHSSRSNPMDEDFDYAREFATLDLDALKQDVFQVMTASQDWWPADYGHYGPLFIRMSWHAAGTYRVADGRGGGGSGAQRFAPLNSWPDNASLDKARRLLWPVKQKYGQKISWADLLVFAGNCAMESMGFKTFGFGFGREDIWEPEEIFWGPEDIWLGDERYSGDRELAAPFGAVQMGLIYVNPEGPNGNPDPMAAARDIRETFGRMAMNDEETVALIVGGHTFGKCHGAVDPAHIGPEPEAAPVEQQGLGWRNTYGSGKGADALTSGLEGAWTSEPTRWDNGYLDNLFRYEWELTTSPAGAKQWTPTDPSAKGTVPDAHDPSRRHAPMMLTTDLALKLDPVYGPISKSFHENPDKLAEAFAKAWYKLLHRDMGPVTRYLGPWVPEPQLWQDPVPEVDHQLVVDEDIAALKSRIVASGLSISQLVTTAWASAASFRGTDKRGGANGARIRLAPQRDWEVNHLPEVAEVLQKLEQIQQDFNLSHAGGTRVSLADLIVLGGCAAVEQAAKNAGYDITVPFAPGRTDASQEQTDVESFAVLEPRADGFRNYVRAGEKLSPETLLLDRANLLTLTAPEMTVLIGGMRILKTGHKRSSHGVFTHRPETLTNDFFVNLLDMGTEWKASTSDENVFEGRDRATGELKWTATAVDLIFGSHSQLRAVSEVYASQDAGHKFVRDFVAAWDKVMNLDRFDLS; encoded by the coding sequence GTGTCCGGTAGCGAAAGCGAGAACCCGGCAATCGCCTCTCCGACCCCCACGCCGACTCGGCCCAGGACGAACCGGGACTGGTGGCCGAATCAGCTGGACCTTCAAATTCTCCACCAACACTCGTCCCGCTCCAATCCGATGGACGAGGACTTCGACTACGCGAGAGAGTTCGCGACCCTCGACCTCGACGCACTGAAGCAGGACGTCTTCCAGGTGATGACGGCGTCACAGGACTGGTGGCCTGCCGACTACGGCCACTACGGGCCGCTCTTCATCAGGATGAGTTGGCACGCCGCGGGCACGTACCGTGTCGCCGACGGCCGGGGCGGTGGCGGCAGCGGCGCTCAGCGCTTCGCCCCCCTCAACAGTTGGCCGGACAACGCCAGCCTCGACAAGGCGCGCCGTTTGCTGTGGCCGGTCAAGCAGAAGTACGGCCAGAAAATCTCCTGGGCCGACCTGCTGGTCTTCGCCGGTAACTGTGCCATGGAATCAATGGGATTCAAGACGTTCGGCTTCGGATTCGGGCGAGAGGACATCTGGGAACCCGAGGAGATCTTCTGGGGGCCCGAGGACATCTGGCTCGGAGACGAGCGCTACAGCGGTGACAGGGAACTCGCCGCTCCCTTCGGTGCCGTGCAGATGGGACTGATCTACGTCAATCCGGAGGGGCCCAACGGCAACCCGGATCCGATGGCCGCCGCCCGGGACATTCGCGAGACATTCGGGCGCATGGCGATGAACGACGAGGAGACGGTCGCGCTCATCGTCGGCGGCCACACGTTCGGCAAGTGCCATGGTGCGGTCGATCCCGCGCACATCGGCCCGGAACCAGAGGCCGCACCCGTCGAGCAGCAGGGCCTCGGCTGGCGGAACACGTACGGCAGCGGCAAGGGCGCCGACGCGCTCACCAGTGGGCTCGAGGGCGCATGGACCTCCGAGCCGACCAGGTGGGACAACGGGTACCTGGACAACCTGTTCCGGTACGAATGGGAGCTGACGACGAGCCCCGCCGGTGCCAAGCAGTGGACTCCCACGGATCCTTCGGCCAAGGGCACCGTGCCCGATGCTCATGATCCGTCGAGGAGGCACGCTCCCATGATGCTGACGACGGACCTCGCGCTGAAGCTGGATCCGGTCTACGGACCGATCTCGAAGAGCTTCCACGAGAATCCGGACAAGCTCGCGGAAGCCTTCGCCAAGGCCTGGTACAAGCTGTTGCACCGCGACATGGGACCCGTCACGCGCTACCTCGGCCCGTGGGTTCCCGAGCCCCAGCTGTGGCAGGACCCCGTCCCCGAGGTCGATCACCAACTCGTCGTGGACGAGGACATCGCTGCTCTCAAAAGCAGGATCGTCGCCTCCGGACTGTCCATCTCCCAGCTGGTCACCACCGCCTGGGCGTCCGCGGCGAGCTTCCGCGGCACCGACAAGCGCGGCGGGGCCAACGGGGCACGGATTCGCCTCGCGCCGCAACGGGACTGGGAGGTCAACCACCTGCCCGAGGTGGCCGAGGTGCTGCAGAAGCTGGAGCAGATCCAGCAGGACTTCAACCTCTCACATGCCGGCGGCACGAGGGTCTCGCTCGCCGACCTGATCGTCCTGGGCGGGTGCGCGGCCGTCGAGCAAGCCGCGAAGAACGCCGGTTACGACATCACCGTCCCGTTCGCACCGGGGCGCACGGACGCCTCGCAGGAGCAGACGGACGTGGAGTCGTTCGCCGTGCTCGAACCCAGGGCCGACGGATTCCGGAACTACGTCCGCGCGGGAGAGAAGCTGTCGCCGGAGACACTCCTGCTGGACCGCGCCAACCTGTTGACGCTGACCGCCCCCGAGATGACGGTGCTGATCGGCGGCATGCGGATCCTGAAAACCGGCCACAAGCGATCCTCACACGGCGTCTTCACTCACCGGCCGGAGACACTGACCAACGACTTCTTCGTCAACCTGCTCGACATGGGCACGGAGTGGAAGGCGTCGACTTCGGACGAGAACGTGTTCGAAGGCCGGGACCGTGCCACAGGCGAGCTCAAGTGGACCGCTACCGCGGTCGACCTCATCTTCGGTTCTCACTCCCAGCTGCGAGCCGTCTCGGAGGTCTACGCGTCCCAGGACGCGGGACACAAGTTCGTGCGTGACTTCGTGGCCGCATGGGACAAGGTGATGAACCTCGACCGGTTCGACCTCTCCTGA